In Telopea speciosissima isolate NSW1024214 ecotype Mountain lineage chromosome 10, Tspe_v1, whole genome shotgun sequence, the DNA window CAAGTGCAACGCTTGAGCAACTTTCATCAACCAAGGAGGGTTTCCCACTTTGTCATTGTGGGGAGAATCTCCTATGCCACACCAATGGTAGTACGCTGACTGGTTTCATCAAGATGGGACACAATAGGGTTGTTAAACGATTAGTTCAGTACGATTTTGGTCCGCCCTAAAACCGAACATAACCAATAAGAGAATCGATTCAGTTCgattcaatttgatttttctaTCAGTTCCAATCACTCCAATTGGTTCAGGTTAGACTTGGACAACCCTAATAAGGCTGTCAAATGgttagggaagagagagaaaatgaataaaaaaatgccAGTGAGAGGGCTTTTGAAGCCTACAACATCGAGatctttttcctgtttttatttACTACTTTATTGAAAGTGTCATAGTacatatttttaaaatatttttccaacAAGTTGATTAGTTATCAAATCTGCAATCCCATGCTTGCAACTTTGCACGAGGCCTTATCACACTTAGCCTGGCATTTTTTGGGGCAATTTTCTAGATCTTGAGATAAGACAGAAGTAAGTATAAAGCAAAATCAAAtctacttattttgtaattaatttttggtAGAAGGTTAGGTATGCTGTCAACTTTCGGTAAGCAAGGGACGTACACCAACCACAGGGCTAGACATAGGAGGGCAAGGGGGtcttttccaaagagagaggagagaggatgacacatatTGGGCACCTAAAAAGCATGCCCAacctttccctttatttttttaggggaaaagaacactacctggttGTGTCCTGTGCGTGGCTCTTGCGCCTAGAAACAGAGCCACATAAAATGATTGCCCTGTGGAAAGGTAGAAATCCTCGAGGGCACGGTGGTTATTTTGTGTGGCCTGCTTCTACGAATAGGGGCCCGCATACTGCACGCGACCagttctctttccttcttttttatccCTTAGATCTaggcacttttttttttgggaaaagggtGTATTGTAAACTactaccctctctctctctctctctccccttcctttgaaatgactccttGCCCCCCTCGTGCACGATGCTTTGACCTGTTGCCTGCTAtctgtgcctatccctctctcccctctcccctctcccctcccccaaattttttttttttttttttggggtaaatgaCAATTTTGGGCCCTGGGTTCGTGTTATATAAACCCAAGTCCCATCCAAGGCCATGGATGAGTAGATCTGTAGGTTCAGGACCAAAACTTGTACAATCACACTGAACAGATCATCCACAGATTCACGCGTAAACCCCAGAAAAGGCAAAATACAAAGAACAAACAGCTCAGACTTCTCCATTAAATAATGAATGGGAAAACAAGAATTCATTCTTAAATCTTATAGTTATCAAACTAAATGATAAAGAAACACAACATGTCTGCACATTGGGTTTACAATATATGCATCTCCATCACCACTATAATTGactttggaaaaaaaaaccccgAAGTCAACAATAAACCGTAATTGTTTGTTCTATAATTCAAACTTACATGGTTGATTACAATCTGCAAGACCCATTTGGGGTGTTTGAGTTTAAGTTCAGACAGAGTAGGACAGAGGGTGAGAGATGGGAAATCCGAATTCTCCTCCTTCAATCCAACATTTCAGCCACCCACATCCCTTGGAGTTACAACTCTCTAATCCCAATCAAGCAACCATGAACGTTATGGTTTCATGCTCAGGTTGCAAGTTTAATGCTTCTGATACTTTCTACATCTGCAAGCCCTGCAACTACATCCTTCATATCTCTTGTTCTAAAATGGCTCAGCACATCACTCATCCTTCTGACCCAAagcacactctctctctcctccctattcCTGCATACCCAGATGGGATTTTCAATTGCAATGCCTGTGGAAGATCAGGAAATGGCTTCTCCTACCATTGCCAAGCCTGCAACATAGACATACACACCCTATGTGCCCTTATGCCATTGTCCATTAATCACCAATTCCACCATCACCCACTCACCCTTACCTTCTCACCTCCCTACCAGTGCAAGAGTTTCTCTTGTGATATATGCCAGCAGATGGGCTCTAACCATTGGCTCTACAGGTGCAATTTATGTGAATTTGATGCTCATCCGGGTTGTGCAAGAACTAAGCCCCCAACACCACCTCAGACTCAGCCGATTTATCAACAAACAGTACAGGGAGTTCCAATTCCCCAGTATCAATGTAGACCTTGGGTTGTGCCTGCCGACATGCCTTCAAACATGAATAACCCAAACCCAAATCAGGTTGTGTTTGGAGCTGCCCGGCCTAATCAGAGAAGTGTGCAGCAGGGTAATGGTCTTTTAAGCAATCTGCTTCAGAATACCCACAGTGATGCAGCTCAGCAGTTAGGTGGGACTTTGGTGCAAAGTATTATGGGTGGAGGTGGGAGTGGCGGCGATGGTGGTGGCGTTGGTGGAGATTTTTCATCAAGTTTTGGTAACTAAGGAGGATCTGTGGATTGGTCAGGTAATTAAagttagggtaaattacatgacaCTACCTGAAAATCGAACGACACTCAACTCACTCCCTCTTATTTCAATTCGAATGTATTCAATATTTTTAATTGTATATCAGAGGAAACTCAAAAACAATAAATTCGAGTCAGTTGTATCAAAATGGCTATATATTGGCACAACAACCCACTTATATTTATCGCATGACATTTCCTTGttattcaaatttatttttttttttggtaaaaaacaaATCTATTCAGAAGCAGGAAAAGAGCACGAGGCTTTAGACACATCAACTTCTTTTGATGCATGGTAAGTCCTATCATCCACTGTCTGCTTATCAAAAGGAGGCAAACAAACCTAAAGACAGACTAAAggcaaagaaagctaaagctAAAAAAAGAGACTCAGTTTGCTCacccaagagaaataaaaaataataaaaaaaaaaagtacgaGGGATTTGTGAGGCACACCGAGGGGGTCCTTATCCTATTCGATCATCGGGGGATCATAACATATAAATCAGGCCGATCAAGAGCCATACGGGCCAAAAGAGCCTCCTCCTTTGTCGAAAAGGGAGATGGAATTTTTTGCAATCCCATTCCGAACTTCTTTTCAACATGATGATTTTGTACTGCCGCTTCAACCGCCTTAACACCAAGATTTGTGCTTCAAATTTATGTTTAATCACGATGTTACATGGggagaaaaataaggaaaaaaattggtttttaaaattatggtaaaaaaaaatgttaaagaTATGAGCTAAAATAGAATGACCATTaaaaatacatgagaataaTCCAGTACAAGGCATATGATTGGGTTTGATCACCAAATTTTACATTAGGGTACTCTAAGGTGGACCTCATCAGTCCATACTGTTGGAAGTTGCCACATCATCTTCCATATGGCGCAATTTAGGTTGGTCTCATTGCACCAAGTTTCATAAAGTTCTTTGTTGTTCCCCACCTTTTGCCTAGTGACTGCCTTGTaaaatttgtttattttatttcactttcGCTTGAGTTAACTAAATGAACCTCACTTGAAGAGGGATGagaattttcattttgttttttgatagaCCAAATATCATtacatagaagaagaaaaagaaaaaatggccACTCGCAATAACTGGTTGAGTTGTtgtaaataataatgataatgacTAAAGAGAGAACCAAAAGCTTGTTGAAACATTGTCCAAATAATTACATTTGATAGAAGCTAGTTTAGCTTAGTAACTGTGAACTTAATGGCCCTACAAATATTGCtttgtcaatggttgatgtggTCTGAGTCACATCATTTGGCATTGCTCTAAAAGCTATAGACATCATTAATGGTGTAACATAGAAGAATGCAAAATGGTCTCCCAAATAAAGCATTTCTTAGTTTCAGCGAGGAGTAGTGCCCTCTTCTACTGTGCCTCTTCGAGTTCTACAAAATTGTCCTCAAATTTAAAGAAGAGTTTCAAAGATCAATTAGTAAAACTGAGGACTATAAAAGTATATTCTTTGGATATATACGTACACAAGAGGAAAGAGTGAAAAAGAGAATAACACTTAGAATCATTATCTAAAGTGTCACAgacctttatttataagaatttttatcctctcaattacactgttcatacttgacgtcaagtacatctaatagagggaggtggaccccacgtAAATCCTATTCTGGGCAGTGTGTTTGAACAAGGGGTAAGATaatcatttttgttttctctcttagatgtacttgacgtcaaacacgggcaatgtaattgagaggataaagatccctatTTATAGAGCAAAGATGCCCTTATGAAAGGAAGGACATATATTAAGCCAACGTGGTAAGTGAAGATGAGTGAAAAAGACTTATGAAAGGACATATATTAAGCCAACGTACAACGTTGGAATCCTTTTGTCCAAAAAAGtgatttttagtttctattttactgAAAATATCTTAAGAGATACATATTTTCAGTAAATTAATTAGTTATTCAGTGCTAAGATACATcttttcaaatctgaaattatgGACATCATTGACATGGTCGGATAAAAgctatttttattggaaaatGACATGTTTTTGTGATTGTATAACTTATGTCACGCTTTAATTGATAGAAATTAATGATGGATAAGCAATTAGATGAAAGGAATCTAAATGATGTCCAATTTATATTAATATCTTACACGTCAATCGAATAGTGAGGAGCAAAACGATATATTTAATGAGGAGAATGATGGGAGAGAGACTTTGAAAGGGAAGTACAGTCCAAtacgtttttttattttttcatatttcatAATTGACCAAGTCTACAAAGATGCATTTAGGTTCCGTTTGGttataagaaaaattaaaaaggtaGGAAAGTTTACAAATGTGCATTTAATGAAAGGTTGTTAAATCAATTTGGTTCCGGTTAATTGGTCTGGTATTAATTCGGTTCAAAATATGAAgagtagaaatcaaaaccaaactatttatTAAACAATTCCAATAtcctaaaccaaaaccaattaaTACATAGTTTTGGTTAAACGGTTTTAACTAGTTTCGGTTTCGATAATGTTTGCTAGTTTGAACTAACACTCTTAAACCCACTTAGAGGTGGACCTACGTTTGAAGAACCCATAAAAAATCAAGCATTGATcttgtccttgtacaagtaccgtccaatGTCCTCCAAGGCCAGTCACATGACATCCACTGTGGGACTCACaagaggagtggattccatgtgactggCCCTGGAGGGCATCGGACCATACTTGTACAAGGATACAATCCGTGCTCTAAAAAACATCTAATGTTCTTGGGCTTGAACCACAACATCTAGGCCCAAATTATGATTTCAAAAAAGTGAAAACAGTTTGAAAACAGTTTTAATCTCTTCTAATTTACATGGTGTAAATCTATTACAAAACACTAGAGAGTGTATACAGAATACCAGAACTAATTCCACGATTTGAACGgttttaaatcaaaatcaaaccgattaGTAAACAGTTTATCCGTTCTAATTTATAAGATTTGAttcgattcgattcgattttattttgataaacaGTTTCGGATTGTAATCTTAATTTAAAATGTTTTACATGAAACATGGATCATATAAGGTTGCTTAATACGCAATCCCAATCTTGCAACTTGCATCTTCTCAGGCCAAATCCAACTCTGAGCCTTCTCATATTCACACCTGGGTTCTTCTGGGTTCGCGTTAGATAAACCCCAAATCATTCCTACCCCAATCATACTAAACACTTCGTCCACAGATTCACGCGTCAACCGCAGAATAATGCAAAATACAAGGAACGAACAGCTCAGACTTGTCCATTAATtcattcttaaatcttaattacCAAAGGAAATGATAAAGAAACACACACGATCTGTACAGTGCATTACCACTATAGTTGACttagaaaaaaaatctgaagtCAATAATAAACCATAAGCATTGTTCTATAATTCAAGCTTTCATGGTTGCAATCTGCAATACCCATTTGAGTGTTTTGAGTTTCTTCAGTTCAGAGTCTTCGGTTCAGAGGGTGAGAGATGGGAAAGCCgaattctccttctccttcttctcctttaatCCAACATTTCAGTCACCCACATCCTTTGGAGTTACAAGTCTCTAATCCCAAACAAATAACCACAAAGGTCGTTACTGTTTCATGTGCAGGTTGCAAGTTTAATGCTTCTGATACATTCTATGTCTGCAAGCCCTGTAATTACATCCTTCATACAGCATGTTCTAATATGGCTCAGTACATAAATCATCCTGTTGATCCAAATCACACACTCACTCTTCTTCCTGTTCCTGCATACCCAGATGGGATTTTCAATTGTGATGCTTGTGGTAGATCAGGAAATGGATTCTCTTACCATTGCCAGCTCTGCAACATAGATATACATGCTCTCTGTGCTCTTATGCCATTATCCATTAATCACCAATCTCACCCTCACCCACTCTCACTTACTTTCTCTCCTCCTTACCAGTGCAAGAGCTTCTCTTGTGATATTTGCCAGCAGATGGGTTCTAACCATTGGCTTTACAGATGCAATTCATGTGAATTTGATGCTCATCTGGGTTGTGCAAGGAGCAAGTCCAAACCACCACCATTGACTCAGACTCAGCCGATTCATCAACAAACAACAGTACAGGGAATTCCAGTTCCTCAACCCAATACACCACCACAGACTCAACCTCAGACTCGGCCGATTTATCAACAAACAACAGTACACAGAACTGCAATTCCCCTGCAACCACAACAGAGTCAAACTCAGACTCAACCGATTTATCAACAAACAACAGTACAGAGAACTGCAATTCCCCAGCAACCACAGCAGACTCTAAATCAGACTAAGCCGATTTATCAGCAAACAGTGCAAAGAACTGTAGTTGCCCAGCCACCACTGCAGACTCAAGCTCAGACTCAGCCGACTTATCAACAAACCGTGCAGAGTGCTGTAGTTGCCCAGCCACCACCACAGATTCAACAGCAGACTCGGCCGATTTATCAACAAACAGTGCAGAGTACTGTAGTTGCACAGCCGCCACCAATGAGTCAACCTCAGACTCAGCCGATTTATCAACAAGCAGTACAGAGACCTGCAATTCCTCAGTATCAATCTGGACCTGCATTCATGCCTTCAAATCCGGTTATGTATGGAGCTGCACGAGGGCCTGTTCAGGGAAGTATGATGCAGCCAGCGCAGGGGAATAGTCTTATGAACACTATGATTCAGAGTGTCGCCACTGGTGCAGCTTCGCAGTTCGGTAGGTCTGTGGTGCTAGATCTTATGGGTGGAGGCGGGAGTCACGGCGGTGGTCTTtttggtagtggtggtggtgaccaAAATCAGGGTGGGTATGGAGCTCATGCAGGGTATGATAATGACCCAAACCAGGGTGGGTATGGAGCTCATGCAGGGTATGATAATGACCCAAACCAAGCTGGGTATGGAGCTCATGCAGGGTATGATAATGACCCGAACCAGGTTGGGTATGGAGCTCATGCCGGGTATGATAATGACCCAAACCAGGGTGGGTATGGAGGTGCTGGGCCTGATCAGATGAGTGGGCAGGAAAGTGTTGATTTTAGTGCAGATATGTCAGCAAgctatggtggtggtggtggtggctgtgaTTTTAGTGCTGATGTTTCAGCAAGCTATGATGCTGGTGGTGCTGGTTTTAATGCAGATGTTTCAGCTAGCTATGATgttgatgttggtggtggtggtggctgtgaTTTTAGTGCAGATGTTTCAGCAAGCTATGATGCTGGTGGTGCTGATTTTAGTGCAGATGTTTCAGCTAGCTATGATGACACCAATGGATGATAAGCAGTTGATCAGGTAATTAACTCCAAGTTATTATTATAGCTTCTGATCAAAGTTATTTTCAGCTTCATGATCTTGTGAATATGAAAAAGCTTAAtttgtgtttcttttattttatgaacAATAAAAAGTTTGTGCTTCAAGTATTTCCTCTCCTTTTTCTGTAACCTACATTAATGTCATTGTTTTGGAAGTCTCAAATAAAGGATTCctcaaggatttggatcctctgtagCATGACAGGGAGTGTAGTACATCAATCGACAGCCTGCAGTGTttgggcacgcagcccaacacacagGTGGGGTGTTGGGTTGCGTGCAAAGCACTGTGGGCTGTTGGATGTCCGCTGCACTCCCTGTCGCACTATAGAGGAGCCCAACGCATTCCGTAGCCCTTCTGCAAATACATGCATAAATAGAGGAAGTCAAACCATTTTGTGAAAGTCAAGGCATTTCAGCAGTTTTTCGGTATTGGGTGTATATTAATTTcgtttagaaagaaaaaataatgtgCATAAATTATTTTACTCAataactctcttttttttttaataaagatttACACATAattcaactaagccttatcccaactaaatggggttgactATCAATATGTAGGATACAATAATTAGTTTCAAtgtagttttcataatttaagagGAGGGTGGGGATTGTAAAGATGAAGGGTACTTTAGTCATTTTATTCTCTTTGTATGTTATGAATGTACATAATTGTTGTATTGGTATTATATACCTTTAAGTTTCAGAATATTTTTGTATTCTTACTTTAAACAGTTTGTGTGTATTAGAGttttgatattattttgtttggatctgttgtttttttttttgatgaataaaaattatattcaaAGAATCATAGAAAAATTTTCCTCtaatataataaaatgaataagaattaagaaaaagaaataagataaaagaaaatacaaggaaaaaactTCACATCCTACAGCTAAGCCAAGCTGAAGGGAAACGACCCAAAGAAAAACTAAAGGACATAATCAACCCCAAACAATTAACTACGAGATTATAAAATTGACCTTCTTCCCATTAGGATTATAAGGAGGAATGGGAGGAACGTACTACCCATCTTCTGCTTTGGTTGTTTGAAGCAAAGGAAGGATTCGCCATATCAATTAATAATGCCAAAACCATTGCCATCTGCTCTTAGATCTCCCCAAAGTattaatgccatggtcagactGAGGGTTCCCCACTGGAGAGCCACAACCAGAATAAATACCCTCAGATCCCACATCTCCTTCATTCCCAATGTTACTTCGAATCAGAGATCACCGAATTCTGCAGCCAAGAGGAGTCATTTACTTTGCCAGTATTAACTCCTATCTCAGGAGCTCCTAGATCCCATCTCAGAGGAGGAAGTTTGTGCACCCTCGAACTTCTTCTACAACCATCCAACCTGTTTTTCTTTCTGGGTTTGGTTTGGACTTGATTTAGTTTCCTAATTTCCTAAACTTCATGATGGATAAATATGAGATGGTAatgtttcctttttctgttcCCCTTAGACTCTAGTTCTTCAAATCATATGATTGATGTCTTCTCTTTTGATGTTGTTCATAAGTCTTATATATGATGATTATGTTGTTAATTTTTTCTTGTGGTGGGTTTGTGATTCAGGATTCGTATATTTCAATGGTGATGGAGCGTATAGTTGGACATTTATTTGCGTTGAAGTTTGAGACACAAGAGATTTGTcttctagttttatttttacttcAGTTCAcctggttcttcttttcttgatttttctttcttaaataaTTTGTGAACGACCAAATGGCATTGTTGATTGTTGGGACATCCAAATTCTGATGGATTGATTTTTCACTTTAGTTGCGCGCTTTTGCTGACGCGTTGATTCGGGTGGTTCTCTGGTGTGAGAACAATGAACCGTGGGCAATATTCCTCTAAATGTTTTGGAATTCGTTCGATTTCTTTGGTTGTTATTTTCGAAAAATCTTGGAGTCACCAACTAAATTTGGGAGCTAGGGCCCGTGTATCTTTATATTTATTGGTTTTGAAAATCTTAGAGACTCAATGTGAGTCAGTACGATAGTGAGATCGGGTATGGGTCAAGTAACGGTCCAAAGAAAGTATTAGGCATCTCAAtctgtctagtttaaacccgTATTCCAAACTTGGCATGATGAAATTTGATGCATGGCTACTTTAGATCATGCTCTCTCTATCCAAACGCTGGAACAATCACACCATCTATATACACATGTGGCACAATGAGGAGTTTTTCCATTTTAGAGACTCTTAAACAACCACACCATGTACATGGGTAGAGCATTGCCATGTCAATGGGATGGGATGGAATTCCCATGTCTAACCAGTCAATGAGAGCATGAGAAAGGATGAAACACAGTTCGTGAGTGTCAAGGAAAAAAGAGAGTGTAAGAGGACACATGATGCCACCAGTGTGGGGAACATTTTCCTGTATTTCATTTATCACAATTCATTTATGCTATTTTGGTGCTCTACTCAGTTGATTTGTGTGCTTGAACTAACTTGGATGTGGTGGTGCTAATTAAGCAACTTAGGATATATGAGCAAAAGGTGTCCAGCTATTTTCTTTGCTTCAACCTACTTGATTAtcaatttacccaaaaaaaaaacctacttgATTATCAAACAAATAGGGGCTAAGCATATTTAATACCAGACTAATTACAATTAGGAGAGCAAGCTTCCTACATAAAATCTGcatataaaataaagaagataaaggttctcaaaacaagggaaaaatacCATCTCCACTCCTACAGTCCTACAACCCCTGATGGGTGAACGATCGATGATCTGGTTTAAGGTCCTACTTTCCAACCCAATGTCTGGGCAGGGCAGGGGGGACTCGGCTCCTGTGCAGCACCCTGCCCAGGCTGCACGTGCAGTGTTAGACACAGCAAGGCGTGAAGAGACCACCCTAACCCTGCCCGAGCAagggtgaggcggtcttttcacgtCTCACTGTGTCTGGCGCTGCATGTGCAGCCCGGGCAAGGTACTGCACAGGATCTTTTTGGGGGCAAGGGTGGGTCGAACTAGCTTTAGCCAACACACCTTTAGTCAACAAAGCCCAAAAACTGGCCCGCTCGATCATATATaatcggttcagttttggttttgaagTCTAATAATTGGTTCGTTTTATATTAACCAGAAAATCATTGGTTCCAAACTGATAAATTGATTAAATCTGATAAGTCGATTAAATGTTATAATATttcttagggagaaagaatgtcaTCCGATGATCGTGTGCTGTGGCGTATATATGCGCACAAATATAGCTGGATGCAAAATGATCAGCACACccttgcctttccatgggggtggggcagtcatttcatgcctgactgtgtctgggcgtaggtaCACGCCACAGCACATGAGCACGTGTCATTCCTTTTCCCTATTtcttataagaaaaaaaagctttGAGACAGTGAGGAAAAGTGAGAGTGAGTGactgagagaagagagagggagaattttgCAGTtttgcccctctctctctctctctccctatcttttGTCACAGTTTcatttttgttgaatttgataGACTTCCACCTCCTTTCAAAGCCGAAATTTATAAATTTTCCAACACCAATTCCTTTGGAATTATATCCATTGTAGAAAAACGATAACCTAAAAcgatataaaataaataaataaacacaaacaaacaaacaattacGGCCTTTTGGAATTAGTCCATTAGATCATTAATGCAAGCAGTGTTATCggtgaagcctgatcttagTCCAGAAAATGATGCAGTGATTCTTCGGCCGGCCACTTCGACTTCGAATCGCGTCAGAATGGTCAAGAAGTGTATACCTCAGTGCCATAGGCACTAGCCCTATAGAGCTAGTCAAGATCTTTAATTTGATATGTATTCAACATATGTTGGTTCAGCtctgaaccagaccggtggATCTTTAGGGtcagttttgtactttctgggttAAGGTTTTCTATATAATGTTGTTATATCTTTGAGAGATGTGAATGTGAGGATTTGTATTTTGCTTCATAGGAATAGTGGAATCATGGACCTTTATCTACTCCATTTTTTGGGCAGATCCATTtctccaagttcctctaataaaggggaaaaaaatgaccactctatccctgcccgaacacactgccccgAGTGAGGTCCACCCCtgctctattagaggaacttgggaaaatggagtGGACAGGAAATGGAGTAGATAAAAATACGTGGAATCGTTCTCTTGCTCAATtgtggatgtagccttccttcttgaggatgaaccacgtaaatcttatCTTGTGTGATTGttcaatcttctctttctcttcattaTTCTCGTGCAAAATcaccattttgggtgttgtgtttttttttttaaataaaatggtagaatacaagacatcgtacaCCCA includes these proteins:
- the LOC122642258 gene encoding uncharacterized protein LOC122642258, giving the protein MGNPNSPPSIQHFSHPHPLELQLSNPNQATMNVMVSCSGCKFNASDTFYICKPCNYILHISCSKMAQHITHPSDPKHTLSLLPIPAYPDGIFNCNACGRSGNGFSYHCQACNIDIHTLCALMPLSINHQFHHHPLTLTFSPPYQCKSFSCDICQQMGSNHWLYRCNLCEFDAHPGCARTKPPTPPQTQPIYQQTVQGVPIPQYQCRPWVVPADMPSNMNNPNPNQVVFGAARPNQRSVQQGNGLLSNLLQNTHSDAAQQLGGTLVQSIMGGGGSGGDGGGVGGDFSSSFGN